One window of Epinephelus fuscoguttatus linkage group LG9, E.fuscoguttatus.final_Chr_v1 genomic DNA carries:
- the tmem265 gene encoding transmembrane protein 121: MVPTPQVCVSTLVTVSTMAVVDLYLLEQSMLGARGLPGPGVWQCAAVLLGDVGFLLALRFVSAGVVSEARSPRRGFANALWFLFLSLLQLKLFFVCHNYRQERRPPDPLARKTLTLLLSICLPSLFLILTGADHMTPQRRKQEVRGRLLWVVVDLLDVLDLQAGLWEAQGGAAAGTGGVVEQRLPIWAEGLVFFYCYALLLLLPCVALTELGATGLPGQRGPRKEALYPWLSLVTINIFTLALRGTGMLWYRDPRVSTVFLGKNLLALAVKLSSAWEKHKQERGAAGAGTVAGAEPGDSTLPSQSSEQGEGQAQGKAPPSHYHSLSRSQSHTLSHVSLEPTETPLGPSFISHEL, encoded by the coding sequence ATGGTGCCCACGCCCCAGGTGTGCGTATCAACCCTGGTCACAGTGAGCACGATGGCAGTGGTCGACCTCTACCTGCTGGAGCAGAGCATGCTGGGGGCTCGTGGGCTTCCAGGACCTGGCGTGTGGCAGTGTGCGGCAGTGTTGCTAGGTGATGTGGGATTCTTGCTCGCTTTGCGCTTCGTGTCAGCCGGCGTGGTGTCAGAGGCGCGGTCGCCACGTCGTGGTTTTGCCAACGCCCTCTGGTTCCTGTTCCTGTCCCTGCTCCAGCTCAAGCTCTTCTTCGTCTGCCACAACTACAGGCAGGAGCGCCGACCGCCCGACCCACTGGCCAGGAAGACGCTGACGCTGCTGCTGTCCATCTGCCTGCCCTCCCTGTTTCTTATCCTGACGGGAGCTGACCACATGACTCCACAGCGCAGGAAGCAGGAGGTGCGGGGCCGGCTCCTGTGGGTGGTGGTGGACCTGCTGGATGTGCTGGACCTGCAGGCGGGGCTGTGGGAAGCCCAAGGTGGGGCTGCAGCAGGGACTGGAGGAGTCGTTGAGCAGAGGTTGCCCATCTGGGCCGAGGGCCTGGTCTTCTTTTACTGCTAcgccctcctgctgctgctgccatgtgTGGCTCTCACAGAGCTGGGGGCCACCGGCCTGCCTGGACAGAGGGGGCCCCGTAAGGAGGCTTTGTACCCATGGCTCAGCTTGGTCACTATCAACATCTTCACCTTGGCCCTGAGGGGCACAGGTATGCTGTGGTACAGGGACCCCCGTGTGTCCACCGTGTTCCTGGGGAAGAACCTGCTGGCTCTAGCTGTGAAGCTGAGCTCAGCCTGGGAGAAACACAAGCAGGAGCGTGGTGCTGCAGGAGCTGGTACTGTGGCTGGAGCAGAACCAGGAGACTCAACCCTGCCAAGTCAGAGCTCAGAGCAGGGAGAGGGCCAGGCCCAGGGGAAAGCTCCTCCTTCCCATTATCACTCACTGTCCCGCTCCCAAAGCCACACTCTCTCCCACGTCAGCTTGGAGCCCACAGAGACGCCCTTGGGCCCCTCTTTCATCTCCCATGAACTCTAG